The genomic DNA TCGAAGACGCCGAGGTACTCCAGCACCTCCTCCAGTTTCGCGAGGAACGCCCGGACCTCGCCGGGCGAGCGGAAGTCCGGCTCGGTGACGATCTCCATCAGCGGCGTCCCCGCGCGGTTGTAGTCGACGAGCGTGTAGTCGGCGGTGTCGATGCCGCCGCCGACGTGCTGCAGGCTGCCGGGGTCCTCCTCCAGATGCGCCCGCCGGATGTCCACCGAGCGGTCCTCGCCCTCGACGCTGAACTCCAGTTCGCCGTCCTGGCAGACGGGCGCGTCGTACTGGGTGATCTGGAAGTTCTTCGGCAGGTCGGGGTAGTAGTAGTTCTTCCGGTGGAACCGGGTCTCCTCGGGGATGGCGGCGTCGATGGCCTTGCCGATCTTGACGGCGGCCTCCACCGCGCCCTCGTTCAGCACCGGGAGCGCGCCCGGCAGGCCCAGACAGACCGGACACGTCCGGGTGTTGGGCTCCTCATCGTCGGCAGCGTCGGTCGAGCACCCGCAGAAGATCTTCGTGTCCGTCTCCAGCTGGACGTGGACCTCCAGCCCGATGACGGTGGCGAGGTCGCGCGATTGCGCGGTCTGTGCGGTCATTAGGACGTGTTGGGGCGGGTGGGCGCTTTAGCCTGACGGACACGAGCTTTTTTGACGGCTCGGGTTTCCTCGGCGCTCGCTTCGCTCGCGCCTGCGGGAACCACTCGCCGCAAAAAACGTTCAGAAAAAATGCCGGCACTCGGGCGCTGCGCGCCCTCGTGCCGGTGAACCGCGCTCGCCTCGCTCGCGCGGATGCAGCACCAGCTGAGGTTCAGTCGAACTGCGGTCGAACGGGAAGCTTCTCGATTCTCCTGTGACAGGGCAGGCAGAGCGTGACGAGGTTATCGAGGGTGTTGACCGCTTCCCAGTCGATATCTCCACGCTCGTCGTGGAACTCCCGGACGGGCTTGCGGTGGTGGACGGAGAGTCCGCGGTCGAACTCGTCAACCGAGTCCGACTCGGTGCGACCGCACCACTGGCAGGTGTTGTCGTCAAGTTCGAGCCGGGCACGGCGCTGTCGCTGCCAGTTCGGGCCGTAGTAGAGGTCACCACCACCCTTCCAGCGGGGGCTGTCAGGCCCGGTCCGCTTCTGCGAGCACCACTCCGAGTAGCAGTCAAGGTCGCAGAAGACTATCTCCCGCTGCTGCATGATGGCGGGTTTCTTGTCGACATCTCTGTCGCACCACTCACAGGCCGCAGTGACGCGGTCGTACTGGTGGTGCTGTTCACCGACAACGTGCTCTGCCTGCCACCGGTGTTTGCACTCCCGACAGCAGAACCAGTTCTCCTGCGCCGAAACCTGACTCTCCAGTTCCCGACGTGTCTCGCCACAGTACGCACACGAGACCGCCACCCGCTTCGCCATCTCGCTGTTCGGCCTGTAGGGTTCGTATCCGGCCGCTACGACGGCTGCTCCCCAGCTCCCGAACTCCCGTTGGAAGGGCGTCTCGGAGTACCGGCCGTGTTCCAGCATCTCCGTGCGACGAGGCGTGCGCCCGAGTTCGTCGCGGAGGTCGTGAATCGCGTCCAGCAGGGCCTCCCGGTCTATCTCGTTAGCCCCGCCCCGCTGGTCGCTGCTGTCTAATCCGGCGGCGTCACGGGCGGCAGGAATCCCGTCGAACTCCCGGTAGAGTGCAGACGTGGAGTACTCTCCGTGTTCGTCGTACTGTGAGCCGGATGGCGGTTCTCCCACCTCCTCCGCGACCCGCTGAAGGTCTCGAATCAGCTCCGCACGGGGAATCGGAGCCACCATACTGTCCACATCCGAGTACCGCCTCTTGAATCTCCCGCGGGGCCGAAATCGCTACTGCACGGCCTCGGTCGCCGCGCCCATGATCTCGATGGCCTCCTTCAGCGTCTCCATGTCCGTCGCGTAGGAGATGCGGGCGTGCCCGGCGCCGTTCGCGCCGAACGCCTCGCCCGGGACCACGACCACACCGCGGTCGATGACCTCGTCGACCCAGCCGTCGGGGACGCGGGGCATCGCGTAGAACGCGCCCTGCGGCGTGGGCACGTCGAGTCCCATGTCGGTCAGCCCGTCGAGGAGCACGTCACGGCGTGCCTCGAAGGCGGCGACCATCTCGTCGACCGGGTCCTGTGGGCCCGAGAGCCCAGCCTCGGCGGCGTACTGGGAGGGGGCCGACGCGCAGGCCTGGCAGTACTGGTGGACCCGGAGCATCCGCTCGATGCGCTCGTGGCTGCCCGTGACCCAGCCGAGCCGCCAGCCGGTCATCGAGTAGGTCTTCGAGCAGGCGTCGACCACGACCACGTTGTCGCTCTCGGCGAACTCCATCGGCGAGCGGTGCTCGCCCTCGAAGACGATGCGGCCGTACACCTCGTCGGAGATACACAGCACGTCGTGCTCGTCGGCGATGCGCGCGAACTCGCGCATGTCCGCGACGGACTGGACCGCGCCGGTCGGGTTGGCGGGCGAGTTGACGACGAACGCCGCGGTGTCGTCGGTGATGGCGGCCTCCACGTCGGCCGGGGCCATCGTCAGGTCCTCGCGGAGTTCGACGGGAACCGGCTCGCCGCCCGCGAGGTGCGTGAGCGCCTCGTAGGAGACGAAGCCGGGGTCCGGGAAGAGGACCTCCTGGCCCTGGTCGACGTGCGCCTCCAGCGCGATGTGGAGCGCCTCGCTCCCGCCCGCGGTGGCGATGACGTTCTCCGGGTCGACATCGAGGTCGTTGTCGCGGGCGTGCTTGTCGGCGATGGCCTCGCGGAGTTCGAGGGTGCCCTTGTTGGAGGTGTAGGCGTCGCTCTTTCCGGACTGGATGGCCTCGACGGCCGCCTGCTTGGCGTGGTCGGGCGTCGGGAAGTCGGGCTGGCCCAGCCCGAGGTTGATGGCGTCCTCGCCGGCCGCCTCGAACACCTCGCGGATGCCGCTGATGGAGACCTGCTCGACTCGCGATGAGAACCCGGTCATGGGAGTCGTGTTGGGCGGTGGGGTGGTAACTGTTCGTGGTCCGAGACAGTGTCCACCAGTTGCATGTAATCTAATAATATTCATATTTGAATGGCTACTAGTATAATTTATAATATATTTGGAATATTTTCGTTAAATAGGTGGGCAGTGACAGATTCGACACTACCGAAAGGACTCCCTACGAAGCCCTCGCGCTCTCGTACCGCCGCGACTCGCTGTGCTCCTCGCTCCCTTCGGTCGCTGCGGTGCTTGCGTCGTCGGGGCGGCGACGAGAGCGCTCGCCCTTCGAGTCCGCCAGGATTGTGCCAGTGTCACGGTCGCGGCGCCCCTGCCCTTCCCCAGGTCGCGCGGGCTCGCTCGGGCTCGCCACGCGCTCCCGGCCCGTGTGTTGAAGACGGGTCGCGCGTCCCCGTCAGTCGAACCGGCGCGCGCTGGCTGGCTGCGACCGCCCCCGCGAGCGAGTTCAGCTCGCGAGCCCCGGCGGCGGGCGCCGCCCGTCTCTAAGCGCGCGAGGGCCGAGACGCGCAACGGAGTGAGCATCGCAGGCGGCTGGGGAGGCACGAGGCTTACGACCCGACTGACCAACACGCGGTCCTGGCGGACTCGAAGGGCGAGTGCTCTCGGCGAAGGCGGCCGAAGCAAGCACCACAGCACATGCCCGGAACGGCGGGTGAGCGATAGCGAACTCGCCGCATGCCCGGACTGCGAGGAGCGCAGCGAGGCCCCCGAGTCGAGAGCGCGAGGGCTTCGTAGATTGTTCGGTTGTCGTTGTGAAAGTCACCGTCACCGGAAGAGAGCAGGGGAGTGTCGGAGTCGCCGACAACGTAGCGGTCGGTCACACCGGCAACCACCCACGAACAGCCTTACGTGGGGACCACCCACACGAGGGACCACGACATGAAGCACATCGACATCGACGACGTGACCCAGGAGCCTCACCCGATGGGCGTCAACCAGGACCGGCGGGTCGTCTCGGACGCGCTGGACGCGGACGACGTGGCCGTCCTCAGATTCGACCTCGCCCCCGGCGAGCAGTTCTCCGGCGGCCTCCACACCCACCACGACCAGGAGGAGGTCTTCTACGTCCTCGAGGGGACCGCCACCTGGGACGTCGGGCCCGACCCCGACGCGGACCACGCCGAGGGCCACGCGAGCGAGCGACCCGAGACGGAGGAGGTCACCGTCGAGGCCGGTGAGGTCGTCCGGTTCCCGCCGGGCCAGTTCCAGTGCGGCCGGAACAAGTCCGACGAGCGCGTGGTGGGGCTAGCCGTCGCGGCGCCCGGCACGCAACACGACTGGGAGGCGCTGGAGTCGTTCGCCCCGTGCGGGGGCGACTGCGACGGCATCACCAGCCACGGCGTCCGCCAGCCCGATGCCGAGGGGATGGTCGTCTACTGCAACGAGTGCGGCACCGAACTGCAGGTCGCCTGAGCCGGCGCCGACACGGTGTGACTGTCCGGACTGTGGAATCGGAAGACACGTCGCCCCCCGGCACGCAGACGACGCCGTGACCGAGTCGGCACGCGACGCGTTCCTCGCGGGAGTCAGGGCTGCCTTGCCCATCATCGTCGGGATCGTCCCGTTCGGGCTGGTGGCGGGCGCCGCAGCCATCAACGCGGGACTGACACTGGTGGATGCGGTCGGGCTGTCGGTGTTCGTCTTCGCGGGCGCCTCGCAGCTGGCGGCCATCGACCTGTTCAGCCAGGGCGCGCCGCTGGCGCTGGTGGTCGTGACGGTGCTGGTCGTCAACCTCCGGATGATGATGTACAGCGCCTCGATCGCACCCGACCTGCTGGAGGAGCCGCGCCGCTGGCGGGCGCTGGAGGCGTACCTGCTCGTCGACCAGGTGTACGCCCTGTCGGTGACTCGCTTCGAGCGCCAGCCCGAGACGAACAAGCGCTGGTACTACATCGGTGTGGTGGCGCCGCTGTGGCTCACCTGGCAGGTCTGTACGGTCGCAGGTGCCGTCGCCGGCGCGCGGGTCCCGGCATGGCTCCCCCTCGACTTCGCCGTCCCGCTGACCTTCCTCGCGCTGCTGGTCCCAGCCATCGAGGGCCGGGCCACGGGCGCCGCCGCGCTCGTGGGCGGTGGCGTGGCCACGCTGGGAGTGGGGCTGCCGCTCGAGGCCGGACTGATGATCGGAGCCCTCACGGGTGTACTGGCGGGCATCCTCGCCGAGCGTACCCTGGGCCCGGACGCGGCCGGCGCGGACGACGACCCGGGAGGTGGCCACGCGTGAGCACCGGACCACCACCCGGCCAGCAGGTGTGGCTCGTCATCCTCGTCGCCGGCCTCGGGACCTATCTCATCCGGGCATCGTTCCTGTTCCTGTTCGAGCAGATCGGCGGTGTCCCGCCGCGACTGGAGCGGGCGCTGCGGTACGTCCCGGCGGCGGTGCTGGCCGCGCTGGTCGTCCCGGCGCTACTGGCGGCCGACGGCAGCCTCACCGTCGTCGGGAACGACCGCCTGCTCGCGGGCGCGCTGGCGGCCCTCGTCGCCTGGCGGACGGAGAGCATCTTTGCGACCATCGTCGTCGGGATGGTGGCGCTCGTCGCCCTCGGGCAGGTCGGGGCGATGGTGTAACCCTCCAAAGGTTACTAGATGGAATCTGTAAACTCTAGCAGTTACTTACGGCCGCGCGTCGAACCCCTCGTATGACATCGACGCTCGGCGGCCTGGTCAGCGACCGACCCCATCAGGCACTGTCGCGCGCGGTCGTGAAGACGGCGCTCTACCGGGTGCTGATGGTCGTCGTGTCGGTGGCGGTCGCCTATCTCGTGGTCGGCGACGTGTCGGCGGCGCTCAGCATCGGCCTCGCCACGAACGTCGTGAAGACGGTGACGTACTACGGGTACGAGCGGCTCTGGGACCGTATCGCGTGGGGCATCCCCACGGCCGAGTGACCCGCGGCGACCGGGCGAACCGAACGCACCGTGTTTAAGATACCGCTCCGACACCTACCGGTATGAGCGACGCCGACGACGGCGACGGACAGGAACTCGGCATCACCGAGTCCAAATCGCACAAGCCCGGCGAGTGGTACGCGGAGGTCGTCCAGAAGGCCGAACTGGCGGACTACGCGCCGATGGGCGGCTTCATCGTTACGCGACCGCGGGGCTACGCCATCTGGGAGCGCATCCAGGAGCACCTCGACGGCTGGTTCAAGGACTCCGGCGTCCAGAACGCCTACTTCCCGCTGTTCATCCCCGAGTCCTACCTGGAGAAGGAGAAGGACATCGTCGAGGGGTTCGACCCGGAGGTCGCGTGGGTCGAGAAGGCGGGTCACGAGGAGCTCGAGGAGCGGCTCGCGGTCCGGCCGACCAGCGAGTCCATCATCACGCCGTTCATCGCACAGTGGGTCCGCTCGCACCGCGACCTCCCGATGCGGCTCAACCAGTGGTGCTCGGTCGTCCGGTGGGAGGCCACCGACACGAAGCCGTTCTTCCGGACGAAGGAGTTCCTCTGGCAGGAGGGCCACACCGCCCACGCCACCGAGGAGAGTGCGTGGGACGAGACGATGACCCGCCTGGGCCAGTACGAGCGCCTCTACGAGGAGGTGATGGCCATCCCCGGGCTCACCGGCCGCAAGCCCGACCACGACAAGTTCCCGGGCGCGCACACCACGACGACCATCGAGGCGCTGATGCCCGACGGTAAGTCCGTGCAGGCCGGCACGTCCCACTACCTCGGCACCTCCTTCGCGGAGGCGTACGACGTGACCTACACCGACGAGGACGAGGACGAGCGGGTCGCCCACACCACCTCGTGGGGGCTCTCCTGGCGCGCGATGGGCGCGCTCATCATGACCCACTCCGACGACCAGGGCCTGGTCCTGCCCCCGGCACTCGCGCCCGAACAGGTCGTGGTCGTCCCCATCTGGCAGGAGGATACCCGCGAGGAGGTGCTGGAGTACAGCGCCGAACTCGCCGCCGAACTGGACGAGGAGTTCCGCGTCCACCTCGACGACCGCGACGAGCGCAACCCCGGCTTCAAGTACAACGAGTGGGAGCTGAAGGGCGTCCCCCTCCGCATCGAGGTCGGCCCGAACGAGGTCGAGGACGGGGAAGCAACGCTCGTCCACCGCCCCGACGGGGAGAACGAGGTCGCCGACCGCGACGACATCACCGGGGCCGTCGGCGACGCACTCGATACGGTGTACGCGAAGCTGTACGCCGCCGCCGAGGAGACCCTGGAGGAGAACGTCCGCGAGGCCCACGGCCGCAACGAGATCCTCGGCACCCTCGGCCAGCACGGCGGCTACGTCAAGACCGGCTGGTGTGGCGACGAGGCCTGCGAGACCGAGATCAAGGACCAGATCGCCGCCGAGATCGTGATGGTGCCGCTCGACCGCGACGAGGAGCCGGTCCACGAGACGTGTGGGGTCTGCGAGGAGGAGGCCGAGGAGACGGCGTACTTCGCGAAGAACTACTAACGCACCGTTTTTCGGTTCGGGTTCCGCGCCTGCGGCGCGGAACCGCTCACCGAAAAAATCTGCACCAAAAAAGCCGCTCCTCGCGGCTTCGCCGCTCGGAGCGGAGAAACGCGCTCGCTTCGCTCGCGCGTATGCACTCCTCCATGTTGTTCACCCCCTCTACGCTTGCTGAATTTCCATCTTACCACGCAATTTGATAGATGATACGCACATTATATTCACCATTTCCCAAATGAACTTTATATTCTGCATTTATTCGTGTAATCGCCTGCGTCGGCGCGAGCGGAACGAGCGCCGTTCACCGGCACGAGGGCGCCGGAGGCGCCCGAGTGCCGGGCTTTTTTCTGAACGTGTTTTGGCCGAGCGGTTCGGCGTTCGGGAGAGCTTCGCTCTCCCGCAGCCCATCAGAACGCGAAGCGTTCTGAGGACGGCTTTGCCGCCGAACCCGAGGCGAAAAAAGCTCGGGTCAGTCGTCGGCGGGTGCCGCGCCGCCGCTCTCGGAGACGTTCGCGTCCGGGACGGTGCCGTCGTCGTTCCAGCCGCGCAGGTCGTAGTAGTTCGACAGCTCCTCGTCGAGGCCCTCCAGTTCGTACGGGAGCGCGTCGTCGTCGCTCCGGTCGAAGCCGCGCTTCGAGTTGAAGTGGCGCTCCAGTTCGACGATGCGGCTCCCGACGTCCATCAGCTGGTCCCACGAGGCGTCGAACAGCTGCTCGTAGCGCTCGTGGTCGAAGTTGGAGCCGGCGAACTTGCAGAGGACGCCCGCGTCGTGGACGGCGTTCTTGTTCTCCTGCTCGATGAGGCGGTCGGACTTGCCGGCGACACCCTCCTTGTCCAGCGCCTCGTTGGGCGCGACCAGCGGGTACTCCAGCTGGTACATCTCGGCGTACATGTGGTCGGCGCCGCGGTTCGCGGTGGCGAACGAGAGTCCCTGGCCGTTGAGCGCGCGACCGTCGTGGGCGGCGAACTCCATCCCCTTCATCGTCCAGTTCTCGACGCCGAGTTCCTCGTGGCAGCGGTCGATGCCCTCCGCGAGCGTGTCGCCGATGCCCTCGCGGGCGGCGATCTTCTCGACGGTCTCGACCATCAGCTCCTCGTTGCCGAGTTCGCCCTCGCTCTTGAGGTACGCCGAGACGGCGTCACCGCACGAGATGGTGTCCATCCCCAGCTCGTCACAGAGCTGGTTGGCCTCCATGATGGCGACGAAGTCGTCGTTGTCGGCGTTCGAGCCGAACGACATCATCGTCTCGTACTCCGGGCCCTCGGTGACGATGCCGGACTCCTCGTCCTTCGTCGGGAGCTTGCACGCGAACGCGCACTGCGAGCAGGTCCCCTTCTTGTACTTGTGCTCCATCACGGCGCCGGAACCGATCTTGTCGAGGTGCTCGAACGACTGGTCCTCGAAGTACCGGGTGGGGAGCGCGTTGACGGCGTTCGCGTAGTCCGAGACCGACACCGTGCCGGCGTCCTTCATCGGACTGCCCGACGTGGAGGCCTCCTTGTGGACCTCGCGACCGAGTTCCTCGTTCAGGTCGATCTCCGGCGGAGAGTCGCCGTCGAAGGTGAGGAACTTCACGTTCTTCGACCCGAGGACGGCGCCCAGCCCGCCACGGCCGAACGCGCGGGACTCGCTGGTGATGATCGAAGCGAATCGGACGCCGTTCTCGCCGGCCGGCCCGACGACGGCAGTGTGGCCCTCGTCCAGCCCCCGGGACTCCTCGATGTGTTCGAGGGCCTCGCTGGTCGTCGCGCCCGCCAACCCACCGACCTCCTCGAACTCGACGCCCTCGTCCGTGACGTGGATGCCGACGAGGTCGTCGCTGGCACCCGTGATCTCGACGGCAGCGTTCCCCGTGCCGGCGAACGGCCGGGACATGTAGCCGCCGGCGTTCGAGGAGAGCAGGCCGTCCGTGAGCGGCGAGAGGCCCGTCACCGACATCCGGCCGGTGAACGAGGTCATCGCGGTCTGGAGCGGGCCGGTGGCGAAGACGAGCCGGTTCTCCGGGCCGAGCGGGTCCGCGTCGAACGGGATGCGCTCGTGCGCGAGCCGCGTGCCGACGCCGCGCCCGCCGATGAACTGCTCGTTCACCTCGCTGATGTCCTCCTCCTGCGTCGTCCGCTTCCCGACATCGATGCTGAGGAGCGGGCCGCGATTGTGAATCATCGTCTCACGGGAACGGGGCCATCATGATAAACCGTGTGCCACGGAAGCCGGGGCGATTCATACTCGGCCGCGTGGAACCGGCTCCGTCTCGGGGCCGAGCGGCGACCGGGGGCTACTCGCCGGGGTGACAGAACTCCATCGCGCTCCGCACGTCCTCGCGGTTGCCGATGAGGGTGATGCGGTCGCCCTCCTCGAGCGTGAAGTCCGCATCCGGGACGCGGGTCTCGCCGTTCCGGGCGACCAGCGCGATGAGGACGCCGCCGGGGAGTTCGGGCCCGACCTCGCGGACGGGGCGCCCGACCAGTTCCTCGGCGGTGACCTCGATCTCCTGGACGTCGCCCGAGCGGCCGATCTCGCCCATCCAGTTGGCCAGCGCCGGGCGCTCGATGGCGTTGTCCATGGCCTGGGCGGTGGCGACGGCCGAGGAGATCGTCCGGACGCCGAGGTCCTCGAACGCCTCGACGTTGTTCGGGTTGTTGGCCCGCGCCATCACCGTCTCGATGTTGAACTTGCTTTTGCCGAGCTGTGCCGTGAGGAGGTTGGCGTCGTCGTCGCCGGTGGCGGCGACGAGGATGCGGCAGTTGTCGGCCCCGGCCGACCGGAGGACGTCCGTGTCCGTCCCGTCGCCGATGTGGACCGTGTGGCCCTGGTTGCGGGCCACCTCCACCATCTCCTCGTCGACCTCCACGATGACGACGTTCTCCCCTCTGTCTTCGAGGCGGTCGGCCAGGGTCCTACCGACCTGACCGCCGCCGACGACGATTACACGCATAGGTATCACGTCGAGGAACTCCGCGATGTACCGGGCGAGGCCGCCCTCGAACACGACCGTCGCCAGGATGACCAGGAACACCGTCCCGACCAGCAGCGTCGCACCCGCATCCAGCTGTGCCGCCCGCGCCACTTCGCCCGCCGCCGCCAGTTCGTCCGCCTGGTTCTGCAGTTCGACCGCGAACAGCGTC from Haloglomus litoreum includes the following:
- a CDS encoding homing endonuclease associated repeat-containing protein, whose product is MVAPIPRAELIRDLQRVAEEVGEPPSGSQYDEHGEYSTSALYREFDGIPAARDAAGLDSSDQRGGANEIDREALLDAIHDLRDELGRTPRRTEMLEHGRYSETPFQREFGSWGAAVVAAGYEPYRPNSEMAKRVAVSCAYCGETRRELESQVSAQENWFCCRECKHRWQAEHVVGEQHHQYDRVTAACEWCDRDVDKKPAIMQQREIVFCDLDCYSEWCSQKRTGPDSPRWKGGGDLYYGPNWQRQRRARLELDDNTCQWCGRTESDSVDEFDRGLSVHHRKPVREFHDERGDIDWEAVNTLDNLVTLCLPCHRRIEKLPVRPQFD
- a CDS encoding pyridoxal phosphate-dependent aminotransferase; translated protein: MTGFSSRVEQVSISGIREVFEAAGEDAINLGLGQPDFPTPDHAKQAAVEAIQSGKSDAYTSNKGTLELREAIADKHARDNDLDVDPENVIATAGGSEALHIALEAHVDQGQEVLFPDPGFVSYEALTHLAGGEPVPVELREDLTMAPADVEAAITDDTAAFVVNSPANPTGAVQSVADMREFARIADEHDVLCISDEVYGRIVFEGEHRSPMEFAESDNVVVVDACSKTYSMTGWRLGWVTGSHERIERMLRVHQYCQACASAPSQYAAEAGLSGPQDPVDEMVAAFEARRDVLLDGLTDMGLDVPTPQGAFYAMPRVPDGWVDEVIDRGVVVVPGEAFGANGAGHARISYATDMETLKEAIEIMGAATEAVQ
- a CDS encoding cupin domain-containing protein, with the protein product MKHIDIDDVTQEPHPMGVNQDRRVVSDALDADDVAVLRFDLAPGEQFSGGLHTHHDQEEVFYVLEGTATWDVGPDPDADHAEGHASERPETEEVTVEAGEVVRFPPGQFQCGRNKSDERVVGLAVAAPGTQHDWEALESFAPCGGDCDGITSHGVRQPDAEGMVVYCNECGTELQVA
- a CDS encoding AzlC family ABC transporter permease, whose amino-acid sequence is MTESARDAFLAGVRAALPIIVGIVPFGLVAGAAAINAGLTLVDAVGLSVFVFAGASQLAAIDLFSQGAPLALVVVTVLVVNLRMMMYSASIAPDLLEEPRRWRALEAYLLVDQVYALSVTRFERQPETNKRWYYIGVVAPLWLTWQVCTVAGAVAGARVPAWLPLDFAVPLTFLALLVPAIEGRATGAAALVGGGVATLGVGLPLEAGLMIGALTGVLAGILAERTLGPDAAGADDDPGGGHA
- a CDS encoding AzlD domain-containing protein — encoded protein: MSTGPPPGQQVWLVILVAGLGTYLIRASFLFLFEQIGGVPPRLERALRYVPAAVLAALVVPALLAADGSLTVVGNDRLLAGALAALVAWRTESIFATIVVGMVALVALGQVGAMV
- a CDS encoding DUF2061 domain-containing protein: MTSTLGGLVSDRPHQALSRAVVKTALYRVLMVVVSVAVAYLVVGDVSAALSIGLATNVVKTVTYYGYERLWDRIAWGIPTAE
- the proS gene encoding proline--tRNA ligase, which codes for MSDADDGDGQELGITESKSHKPGEWYAEVVQKAELADYAPMGGFIVTRPRGYAIWERIQEHLDGWFKDSGVQNAYFPLFIPESYLEKEKDIVEGFDPEVAWVEKAGHEELEERLAVRPTSESIITPFIAQWVRSHRDLPMRLNQWCSVVRWEATDTKPFFRTKEFLWQEGHTAHATEESAWDETMTRLGQYERLYEEVMAIPGLTGRKPDHDKFPGAHTTTTIEALMPDGKSVQAGTSHYLGTSFAEAYDVTYTDEDEDERVAHTTSWGLSWRAMGALIMTHSDDQGLVLPPALAPEQVVVVPIWQEDTREEVLEYSAELAAELDEEFRVHLDDRDERNPGFKYNEWELKGVPLRIEVGPNEVEDGEATLVHRPDGENEVADRDDITGAVGDALDTVYAKLYAAAEETLEENVREAHGRNEILGTLGQHGGYVKTGWCGDEACETEIKDQIAAEIVMVPLDRDEEPVHETCGVCEEEAEETAYFAKNY
- a CDS encoding aldehyde ferredoxin oxidoreductase family protein, whose product is MIHNRGPLLSIDVGKRTTQEEDISEVNEQFIGGRGVGTRLAHERIPFDADPLGPENRLVFATGPLQTAMTSFTGRMSVTGLSPLTDGLLSSNAGGYMSRPFAGTGNAAVEITGASDDLVGIHVTDEGVEFEEVGGLAGATTSEALEHIEESRGLDEGHTAVVGPAGENGVRFASIITSESRAFGRGGLGAVLGSKNVKFLTFDGDSPPEIDLNEELGREVHKEASTSGSPMKDAGTVSVSDYANAVNALPTRYFEDQSFEHLDKIGSGAVMEHKYKKGTCSQCAFACKLPTKDEESGIVTEGPEYETMMSFGSNADNDDFVAIMEANQLCDELGMDTISCGDAVSAYLKSEGELGNEELMVETVEKIAAREGIGDTLAEGIDRCHEELGVENWTMKGMEFAAHDGRALNGQGLSFATANRGADHMYAEMYQLEYPLVAPNEALDKEGVAGKSDRLIEQENKNAVHDAGVLCKFAGSNFDHERYEQLFDASWDQLMDVGSRIVELERHFNSKRGFDRSDDDALPYELEGLDEELSNYYDLRGWNDDGTVPDANVSESGGAAPADD